Genomic window (Syngnathoides biaculeatus isolate LvHL_M chromosome 6, ASM1980259v1, whole genome shotgun sequence):
TGCATTGTGGGAAGGAATTGCCAGAGCCACAGAGGAAGAGCGGACACGGCAGCCgcaggctccctctagtggcgaCTGACGGGAGGACTCAATTCAACGCTAAGacagtttggggttttttgttttttgttttttttttaaatccacttcACTTCTACTTGACTAACGTACATTACATCTTTTAATAACGGTTTATTTTCTAAATGTATAGAATGATCATAAggagaaaacaagaaaaaaagagttcCGCGCTTTTCACGTTTCCTTtcaggtattattattattatttttttttttaacttttacttttacttggcTACTCGAcaccaatgtcttttttttttttttttgttccgcgCTTTTCACGTTTCCTTtcaggtattattattatttttttaacttttacttttacttggcTACTCGACACCaatgtcgtcttttttttttttttttttttttaaaagcccaaacggtgtttttcaaaataaagagcGAGAGGCAGACCTTCTCCAATCTGAgtctctccttctccttctctttctccttttccttctcgcgcttctccttctccttcctcttctcctcctTTTCGCGCTCCTTCTCCTTGGCCTTCTCTCGCtccctctccttcttcttcttcttctccttcttgtcTTTCTTCTTGTCCTTGCTCTTGCCGTCTTGGAGGACGGGCAGCAAGGGGGGCAGCCGCTGGCAGGAAGCGGGCCCGAACAGGGCGGGCGCCTCGCCCGGGGCGACGGGCGCCAGGGCGGCTTGCCTCTGCCTGCTGTCCTTGCCCTTGTCTTTGTCTTTGCCCTTGTCTTTCTTCTCCTTGTCCTTCTTGCCCTTCTCCTTGTCCTTCTTCTTGTCTTTGTGCTTGTCCTTGTCTTTCTTGACGGCGACGGCGCCGCCCTCCCCGTCCCGGGCTTTGCTCTTGACGGAACCCTCCGGCGGCGCAAAGTCCCGCTGGCCCGCGAGCTCGTCCTCCTTCGCGCCAAACTCCTTCCAGAGAATCTTCCCGTCCTTGGACAGGTccttgttcttgttcttctcCTTGTTCTTGTCCTTGTCCTTCAGCTTGTTCCTGTCCTTGTCGCGATCCTTGTCTTTGggcttctccttcttcttcagCTTGGTCTTCagctcctttttcagcttcttcTTCACGTCCAGCGCCGACAACTTGGACTTCTCCTCGAAAATCTTGAGCAGGGGCTCGGGCGTAGGAGGCGAGGCCGACCCGGACGAGACGTACTCCTCGCGGTCGGGCGGCTGAGCCGAGGGCCCGCCCCGGTGGACCTTGCGGATCACCTCGTTGATGGAGTCGTCCAAGGTCCACTTTCCCGGGCCCAGCTGCAGGTGGAGCGGCGCGGACACGGGGAGGCCGGCGCCGGGCGGGGCTTTGGGCGCCGCCGGCTCCATGATGGTCAGCCTCCTGGGACCGGAGAAGCCGTTGCTGTCCGAGTCGGAGCCCGAGGAGAAGGCGAAGGGGTCGGGGTCGGGGTCGCGCTCGGAGCGGGCCTTGGCGATCACGGCGCTGATGGAGTCCTCGATGGCGCCGTTGCCGGGCTCGGCTTTGAGGAACGGGCCCCGCTCGGGCTCCTTGTCGTCCACGTTGTGCCGCACGTGGATGTTCTCCTTGCCCATGCGCTCGCTGAGCACGGACAAGGGCAGCTTGTGAACGCCGTCCGCCTTGCTCGGCGGCTGAGGGGGtttggccgccgccgccgccgccttcggGCTCTTGGGACTTTTGGGACTCTTTGTCCTGCCTGGTGATTTCTTCCTCTCCTTGGAAGTTTTAGGGGGAGAATGAATGGGACTGCCACCCCCCGAGGAAGGGATGAGCACTTTCGGGGACTTAGTTCTTTGTCTCCCAGGCGATGAGACTTTGGGCTTTTTCGTAGGGGCGGTGAGGGTCTTTGGGTCTGGGTACTTTGATATGGAAGGCTGAGGTCTGAAGGACGCCGGGGCTCCCGGCGGGGTTTCGGGCGACGGCGGGTCGAGGGTGTCGTGAGGCGGCAGCGTGCCCGGGGGAGGCACCCGCTGAGGGTTGAGGGAGGTGAGGGGCTCCCGGGGCTCGGGGCCCCACTCCGGGCTGAGGCCGGGGAGCAGCCGCGGCCGCTTGGATGTGGGCATCATGCCCAGGGCCTCGTCGGGACTGTCCAGGGGCCTCTTGAGCGGGTGGTTCTCGTCATTGACCGTCTCGTCGTCCTCGAAgacctcctcgtcctcctccatgGCCACCTGCATAGCCTCGGCCGAGGTGCCCGTGTCGGGAaggacctcctcctcctcctcttctggaaggaaaaaaaaaaaaaaggagatatGTCAAGCGGGGGTGCCACGCACATGCCCGCACTCACGTCCGAGTAGATCATCTTCACCTGCGTCAAAGTCCACACTGGTCCCGCTTTCAGATGCTTGTAAAACAATCAAACTCACCACAATCTCGCCTGGACATTCGCAGTTAACTCTTTGGAAAGTACGCCAGtcgtgtgcccccccccccccccccccccatatctcAAGTGAACTTTGCCCATTGAAATGAAGGGAATTGCCAATAATTCATACCAgcccacaaaaatgaaaacataacatgtccatccgttttcttagctgattatcatcacaagggtcacggggagtgctggagcccatcccagctgctAAAAGGGCaaaaggcgggctacacccggaactggtcgccagccaatcgcagggcacatggagacagacaacagccgcactctcaatcacgccgacggggcaattcagagtgtccaattaatgttgcacgttttggggatgtgggaggaaaccggagaaaagccacaaagaACACgtgaactccacaaaggtggggcccagatttgaaccccggtcctcagaattgtgaggccaacgctctacccaCTTGCCCCACAGTGCAGTCTGTCACAGTAACATTTTTGTTACGATTTGAATCGAACGTGCATCTTAAAAAGTCCGTCGTCGAAATGCAATTGCGTTGTTCGGCTCACGAACGTTTTGTTCGGAACGACGAATCCTTTTAGTGAACGAACTGAAGCGAATCGGTTCTTGGAACGATTTGGGCCTAGAAAAGCACACTCGCAAGAAGTGCCGCTCGGGGGATGGCGCCACTGAGCAACGGTGAATCACGTGATGCGCGGCGTCGAGTGGGCCACCGTTTTTTTATGTTAGCATTTTTCGCTTGGAGGGGGTCACCCGGTGTGCGATGAGCCCACGACTCCACAAGTTGGAAGAAAAAGCTCGATTCTCACCTTCATGTAAAGAGACCAGAGGCGGCATATAATCGGGAATATAGTCTTTGCGCTCTTCGGCGAGGAGCGCGCCGGGCTGGGGGAACTGCAGGACATTGTTCTTGCTGACGGGGAAGGAGGGCAACCGTTGGGGGAAGGCCACGGGTTCCAGGTTGCTGACATAGTCGTCCAGTTCGCTCAGACTCACCCCCAGCAGCCTGAACGCCTGACTCACGTCGTCCAGCACCGGATCCGTCCGCCCGTCTGCCGTGTCAATTCAAACAGACGTTAGAACCTCGGGTAGGCGGACGCCGTCTGGCGCTACGCGAAAAGCGCCAACCAATTTACTGCAATGTGACAGCGGCTTGAAGACCGGTACGGAACCAGAACATTCATTCAGTGCGCTTCGCTCTTTAGTACGTTTGCAGTCATTTCTTGAAGACAAAGAAAGGATTTTGATTTAGGTGCATCTTTAAGTATCATCATTTTTACAACTGAGGAATCCAGTAAACGAATATctgtaataaatgttttgttagGTCatcggaaaaaaaataaataaatacttaagTACAGGTGTACTTATGTACAGTACTGGATTACTTGCCACCACTGACATTGACAAATACTCAAATACTATTGCTTTGAGAAAAACATAAAGCTTAAGTACAgttacatggggaaaaaaaaaatactcatcagCCCTCCTGGCTTTGTTGTTGGTCAAACTGAAACGTTTTGAAGTTTAAAActcaaaagaaggaaaaaagtagtgatgcctcggttctcgaccacaatccgtccagaaaacggttcgagaagtgatttgttcaaaaaccaaattgatgtttcccattacagtgaattggaaaaacaaataatgtgttccaagcctaaaaatgtaggctttttttttttttagcttttcctgacaataaactgcatagtagaaatacatgtacagcTTAAGTAct
Coding sequences:
- the taf3 gene encoding transcription initiation factor TFIID subunit 3 — protein: MCESYGRSLLRVSVAQICQALGWDAVQLTACDLLADVLQRYIQQMGRVCHRYSELYGRTDPVLDDVSQAFRLLGVSLSELDDYVSNLEPVAFPQRLPSFPVSKNNVLQFPQPGALLAEERKDYIPDYMPPLVSLHEEEEEEEVLPDTGTSAEAMQVAMEEDEEVFEDDETVNDENHPLKRPLDSPDEALGMMPTSKRPRLLPGLSPEWGPEPREPLTSLNPQRVPPPGTLPPHDTLDPPSPETPPGAPASFRPQPSISKYPDPKTLTAPTKKPKVSSPGRQRTKSPKVLIPSSGGGSPIHSPPKTSKERKKSPGRTKSPKSPKSPKAAAAAAKPPQPPSKADGVHKLPLSVLSERMGKENIHVRHNVDDKEPERGPFLKAEPGNGAIEDSISAVIAKARSERDPDPDPFAFSSGSDSDSNGFSGPRRLTIMEPAAPKAPPGAGLPVSAPLHLQLGPGKWTLDDSINEVIRKVHRGGPSAQPPDREEYVSSGSASPPTPEPLLKIFEEKSKLSALDVKKKLKKELKTKLKKKEKPKDKDRDKDRNKLKDKDKNKEKNKNKDLSKDGKILWKEFGAKEDELAGQRDFAPPEGSVKSKARDGEGGAVAVKKDKDKHKDKKKDKEKGKKDKEKKDKGKDKDKGKDSRQRQAALAPVAPGEAPALFGPASCQRLPPLLPVLQDGKSKDKKKDKKEKKKKKEREREKAKEKEREKEEKRKEKEKREKEKEKEKEKERLRLEKVKAEPPAVAPSPVIPRLTLRVGGQDKIVISKVVPNSEAKLPPPKTPAVKSTPAVRPRSPPPPPVLSPVLPCAPGPPSPPPALPPPPALPLSSAGPPVGPAASFKTPVRSVVTETVSTYVIRDEWGNQIWICPGCDKPDDGSPMIGCDDCDDWYHWLCVGILTAPPADQQWFCVKCSSKKKDKKHKKKKHKPH